In the genome of Nocardioides marmoribigeumensis, one region contains:
- a CDS encoding glycosyltransferase, which yields MTFTLPEQHSRGRGSQILGSTDAPSAAPAPEADEPIWAGYRVAAIVPCHNEALSIGKVVRDLKRHVPGMVVYVYDNCSTDATAEVAREAGAVVRHESMKGKGNVVRRAFADIDADIYLMVDGDDTYDAAAAPDMIRALITGHHDHVLGMRAPVEEGAYRPNHELGNRVLNAVVGTVFGTNVGDMLSGYRVFSRRFVKSFPAVSKEFEIETELTVHTLSLRTPTVSLPVGFKDRCEGSESKLRTYRDGFRILKLIADLARHERPLAFYGVLASISLVLSIVFAVPVLATYFDTGMVPRLPTLAVSIGLGVIACLEMTAALILDGIRKTRHELSRLSYLQHRAVNPV from the coding sequence ATGACGTTCACGCTACCGGAGCAGCACTCGCGCGGCAGGGGCTCGCAGATCCTCGGCTCCACCGACGCGCCGTCCGCGGCCCCCGCCCCGGAGGCCGACGAGCCGATCTGGGCCGGCTACCGCGTCGCCGCCATCGTGCCGTGCCACAACGAAGCGCTGAGCATCGGCAAGGTGGTCCGCGACCTCAAGCGGCACGTGCCCGGCATGGTCGTCTACGTCTACGACAACTGCTCCACCGACGCGACCGCCGAGGTCGCCCGTGAGGCCGGCGCGGTCGTGCGCCACGAGTCGATGAAGGGCAAGGGCAACGTCGTGCGCCGCGCCTTCGCCGACATCGACGCCGACATCTACCTCATGGTCGACGGCGACGACACCTACGACGCCGCGGCGGCCCCCGACATGATCCGCGCCCTCATCACCGGCCACCACGACCACGTGCTCGGCATGCGCGCCCCGGTCGAGGAGGGCGCCTACCGCCCCAACCACGAGCTGGGCAACCGGGTCCTCAACGCCGTCGTCGGCACGGTCTTCGGCACCAACGTCGGCGACATGCTCAGCGGCTACCGCGTGTTCTCCCGCCGCTTCGTCAAGAGCTTCCCCGCGGTCTCGAAGGAGTTCGAGATCGAGACCGAGCTGACCGTCCACACCCTGTCGCTGCGCACCCCGACCGTCTCGCTGCCGGTCGGCTTCAAGGACCGCTGCGAGGGCAGCGAGAGCAAGCTGCGCACCTACCGCGACGGCTTCCGCATCCTCAAGCTCATCGCCGACCTCGCCCGCCACGAGCGCCCGCTGGCGTTCTACGGCGTGCTCGCCTCGATCAGCCTGGTGCTCTCGATCGTGTTCGCGGTGCCGGTCCTCGCGACGTACTTCGACACCGGCATGGTGCCGCGCCTGCCCACGCTGGCCGTCTCGATCGGCCTCGGCGTCATCGCCTGCCTGGAGATGACCGCCGCGCTGATCCTCGACGGGATCCGCAAGACCCGCCACGAGCTGAGCCGGCTGTCCTATCTTCAGCACCGGGCGGTCAACCCCGTCTGA